ACCACCGTATATCTTTCTAACTTTCCTTGCGCCGTTCTTAAAAACCGTATTACCTAAAGTAACCTGACCGTCTCCAGCCATCGCAACTTTGCCATTTCTCAACGCAGCGCATATCGTAGTAGCGTGAAAATCCATCACCCCTCCACAATAAACATCTGTCTACGAAGTCTACCACCAACAAACTGACCCAAAACTGCAACTGCTATCAAAACCGGTGCAAACTTCCACGGTATTCCAAGTCCTATCCTCATAGCTATAATGAACGGTATAGGTATATGAACGTATAGAAACCACTGCTTAGAGAACTTCTCCACACCTTCTCTCAACCAGCCAAAAGGAAGGTTTAAAATAAACGTCATAACAATAACGAAAACTATTTTTTCCATTTTAAGCCTCCCGAGTGGAAGAATCTAACGTTGCAGAATAATTTAATGGAAATCATTCCTAAATGCAAAAGGAGGAAACCTTGACTCCTGTAGTTGCCTTTGTAGGATATCACAACTCCGGAAAAACCAGCTTCGCCTCAAAAGTGGTAAGAATACTGAAAGAGAAAGGCTATAAAGTAGCTGTCGTCAAATCAACGAAGCATTCAGGTCTTATAAAAGACACAGAAGGTAAAGATACGTTTATTTATAAACAATCAGGCGCAGATGCCGTAGCTCTCGTAATGCCAGACGAAATCGTCCTTTTTAGCAAAGAGCAGCTCCCTTTAACTGAGCTGGTATTCCACTACTTTCCCCACTTTGACATTGTAATATGTGAAGGCTTCAAAAACTCCTCCGTTCCAAAAATAGAAGTAATAAGAAAAGAACTAAACAAAAATCCCCTCCACAACCAGCTAAAAAACGTAATAGCCGTAGCCTCCGACTTTGAAATCCCTGATATTAAAAACTTCTCAATAGAAAAACCGGAAGAAGTAGCCGAATTCTTAGAAAAAAGCTTCATTAAAAAGAGAAACGACGATTTTCCGCACGAAGTAACACTCTTAGTAAACGGGAAAGAGATTCCGATGAAACACTACGTAAAGAAAAGCCTTATGGGAGTAATAGAAGGATTCATCAGCGCGCTAAAAGGCGTTGAAAAACCGGAAACCATAGAAATAAGAATCAGCAAATCGGAGGAAAAATGAACGTTGAAAAAGTTGAAAAATACTTAAAGGAAGCAATAGGAAAGGAAAGAGTAAAATCTTCCATTGATTTTCGCGCTGCCTACGCCTACGACGGCACACCAACAGGCTACAAAGCCATTCCAGACTTAGTAGTGTTTCCGGAAAATGAAGAACACGTATCAAAAATCCTCTCCATCGCTAACGAAGAAAAAATCCCTATCTACCCCCGCGGCGCCGGCTCCGGTCTTACAGGCGGTTCAGCCCCCATAAACGGCGGCATAGTAGTATCAACTGAAAAGATGAACAGAATATTGGAAATAGATGAAGACAACTTAGCCGTCCTCACAGAACCGGGCGTCGTAACCTACGACCTCCAAAAAGAGGTTGAAAAGAAAGGACTCTTCTACCCGCCAGACCCTTCAAGTTATAAGTATTCAACAATCGGCGGTAACATTGCCGAAAACGCAGGTGGACCCCGGTGCGTCAAATACGGCGTAACGAAAGATTACGTCATGCAACTTGAAGTTGTCTTTGCCGACGGCACGATTGCAAAAGTAGGTTCAAAAGCCGTTAAGTCCGTCGCAGGATACAACTTAAAAGACCTGATAGTCGGCTCAGAAGGAACGCTTGCCTTCATCACAAAAGCCTACCTCAAACTCATTCCAAAGCCGGAAGCCGTAAGAACAGCAATGGCAATCTTCCCCAAAATAGAACAGGCAGCACAGGCAGTAGCCAACATGTTCAAAGCAAAAGTCATCCCAACAGCCTGCGAACTCTTAGATAAAAACTCCATCGTTGCAGTTGAAAACTACGCCAAAATCGGACTTCCCTCCTATGCAGAAGGGCTATTAATCGTTGAAGTTGACGGCTACGCCTCAATCGTTGACGAACTGATAGAAAGAGCCATGGAAGTCTGCAGAAAGGCAGGTGCAGAAGAAATCAAAATCGCAAAAACGGAAGAAGAAAGAGAACACATCTGGCACGCAAGACGCTCTCTTTCACCTGCAATCGTTAACTTGAAACCGAAAAAAATCAACGAAGACGTTGTCGTCCCAAGAAGCAGAATTCCGGACCTCATAAAAGGCGTTTACGAAATAGCTAAAAAGTACGACCTCATGGTAGTAAACTTCGGACACGCCGGCGACGGCAACATACACGTAAACTTCATGTACGAACCTCACGAAGAAGAAAAGGTAGAAAGAGCGGTAAGAGAAGTATTCCGTCTCACCCTAAACCTTGAAGGCTCCGTCTCCGGCGAACACGGCATCGGCTGGATGAAAAAAGAGTTTCTACCCTGGGAAGTAGGTGAAGCCCTGGAAAAGATGAAAGCTATTAAGAAAGCCCTTGACCCCAACAACATACTCAACCCGGGAAAAATATTTGATTTATCATAGAGGTAAAAAGAACTAAAAAGCTGCCGATAAGTATAATTAATCGGGCAGTTTTGCTATCTCGCGTTTTGGGAGAGGGTAAATGGACATAGCTACCCTTATAGGTATAGGCGGTGCGTTACTTCTCATAATTATCTCAATTGTCATAGGCGGAAGTCCCGGCGCTTTCATCAACATTCCCTCTCTCCTCATTACGGTCGGCGGTGGTATAACTGCTGGAATGGCCGGCTTTCCATTGGGAGAGTTCATCGGTGGCTTAAAGGCAATGCTGAAAGCGATTCAACCTGGCATGCCTGACCCTTTAGAAACCGTTGATTTTCTGTCCGAAATAGCGAAAAAAGCAAGGAAAGAGGGGATTTTAGCTCTTGAAGCCGATATTGATTCTTTCTACGCAAGAGACCCCTTCTTCGGCGACGTCATGAGAATGCTCATAGATGGTCTTGAAATAGAAGAAATACGCAGTACCGCAGAAAGCTCCATGGCACAGATAGACCAAAAACTATCAACGGAAGTCTCTGTATGGGAAGCTTTAGGTGACCTGTTTCCAGCGTTCGGTATGATAGGAACGCTAATAGGTTTGATTCAGATGCTTCAAAACCTGTCAGACCCATCAGCACTTGGTCCCGGCATGGCAGTAGCTATGATTACAACCCTTTACGGTGCTATATTAGCCAATACGCTCTGTATTCCGATATCCAAGAAACTCAAATACTACAAAGACTTACGTCTTCTTTACCTTGAAGCCTACATACTTACTGCAGAAGCAATAGAAAAAGGTTTAAACCCAAATATACTCAAGCAAAAACTTGCTGGACTCTTAGGAGTGGAAGTGAAAGAGGGTTAATGAATGGCAAGGAAGAAAAAGGAGGAGTGCAAAGCTCCTCCAGCGTGGCTCACCAGCTTTGGCGACCTCATGTCTCTGCTCTTAACGTTCTTCATTCTCCTTTATTCCATGTCAACAATATCCCTTGAAAAGTTCTACCAGGCTCTAAAAGGAATAATACAGGCATTCGGGGGGCATTACGTCATTTACGAAAACAGAGTCGTCAGCGGAAAAAACGTTCCAATAGAATTCCCCAATATGTACCCCAAGATACCATCAAGAAGACAGATAGAAAGCAAACTTCAGGAAATAAGGAGTATGCTTCAAAAAGCGGGTATAAAAACAGAAATAGCAAAGTTCGGAACAAGTATAAGGCTAAGGATAAACACAGACAAAATATTTCCGCCCGGAAGTGACAGACCCTACCCTCAGGCAATTCCTCTAATCATGGAACTCTGTAAAAAGCTGAAGGAGTTAGACTTACCGATAACCATTGAAGGACACACAGACAGCACTCCAATACATACAAAACGATTCCCTTCAAACTGGGAACTATCTGCCGCAAGAGCAACAACTGTTCTAAGGTTATTCATGCAATGCGGCTATGACCCTAATAAACTATCAGCAGCAGGATGTGGACAATACAGACCTATTGCCCCAAATACAACTCCTGAAGGCAGAGCAAAAAACAGACGGATAGAGATAGTAATACACTTACCTATGTAACGGTGAAAAAATGGCAAGGAAAAAGAAGGAAGAATGTAAATCAGTCCCGGCGTGGCTCACCAGCTTCAGCGACCTTATGTCACTTCTTTTAACGTTTTTCATTCTCCTTTACTCTATGAGTACACTTGATATAACGAAAGCTATGAAATTCCTGTCCTACTTCCAGGGTGAAAAAGCAAAAACCTTTGAAAAAATATCCATAGTTAAACCAATCCGTATATACACAACCGATGTAGCCAAAAAGATTAAAAAGATAATTCAAAGAATCCTTCCCGTTTACGGTTACCAGATAGTAGTTACAGAAGACTACGTAATGGTAAGACTATTCAACAAAATACTATTTAAGAAAAACTCCTTTCAACTTACACCGGAAGCAAAAAAGGCATTAGACGAGATAGCAAAAATAATCAAATCGCTTCCCGATTGTCAGATAAAAGTTGTAGGACATACAAGCGAAAACGAACCTACAAAAATCCTCCCCGGCATCCAAGATAGCTGGGACCTCTCAATAAGAAGGGCTACAACAGTAGCAAGGTACTTAGCGTCAAAAGGCGTTCCTCCTAATAGGATAGAAGCTGTAGGTTACGACTACACAAGACCTCTATATACATGGAAAAATCCCCTCCTCCAAGCCCGCAACCGCAGAGTTGAAATATACATCTACGTTGCCCAACCGCGAAAGGAGAAAAAGGTAGAAGTTAAGAGAAAAGAAAAACTCCCGACAAAAGAAAAAGAAAAAGAAAGCAAAACTAAATAAATTAAATTTTGATTTTAAAAGGATATTTTGATAAATTTCTTCTTAAGAACTGTTTCAAACCATCTCAGGAGGGAGGCATGAAAAAATCACTAATTATCCTTTCTATTCTCAGTCTTATCCCCCTTACAGCAAAAGCAGAAGGAATTAAAGTATCTACATCCGTAGGAGTACAACAGGAACTCTTCAGAGGTTGGGTACAGTATAAAGGAACAAAAATAGACGTTAAAGACGACCTGCAAATAAAAGACAAGAACAAATTCACCGGATGCATAGATTTCAAAATACCAGGAAAACTTCCAAACGTGAGAATAGAATACTTAAACGTCAAAAGCTCAGGTACAGGAACAATCTCAAAATCCATTACATTTGGCGGCGTAACTTTCAACGTTAGCGATACAATTAATACCAGATTTAAAGCAGACCAGATAGACGCAACTTTCTACTACACACCTCTAAAAGGAACTCTGCAAGCAAACGTAGGTGCAGGAGTTAAATATCTGACAGGCTACGTTGATATCAAAAGTCTTAAAACAGGAACTTATTCCGATACAAATTTTGATATCCCCGTACCTTACGTGTTTGCAGAAACAACTATAAAACAGAACCTATTCTTCGGCTCCTTTTCAATTAAAGGAGTTGCATATTCCGGCAATTACTTTTACGACTGGAACCTAAAAAGCGGAGTAAGTTACAAAAACTTTTTCGCCGACTTGGGTTATAGATATCAAAAACTGCATATAGACGATATAGAAGACTTCTCAAGCGATTTAAAAATAAAAGGAATTTACGGAGAGATAGGAATAAGATTCTAAATAAAAATGGAAGCTGGCAGAAAGGTTTTCTGCCAGCTAATTAACGAATAATTTTAACGAAGTAGTAAGTTTGAACACCATTAGAAGGTTTAAGGTCTACTTCTTCATAAGCTTTATACGTAAAGTTTAACCTACTGCCGTGCTGTGCAGGAGCAAGTAAAATGTCACGACCGATAGTAATTCCTACCCTGTTATCCTTCAAGTGACCAAAGTAATACTTCCTTAACGAAGGATGTTTGGCAGCTTCAGAAGCATCTATTCCATAAACAAAACCATCAGGATAAGCTAAAACCCAGCAGTGATAACCTTTAACTTCACCGCTTCCATTTACAGGTAAGCCTATCTGAAACCTGGCAGGAATTCCTGCTGCTCTACAAAGGGCGATAAATAGAGAATGAAAATCGGTGCAGTTACCCCTTTTCGCATCGCAAGCCCATATCGCATCACCTCTTCCCCAGCCTTTTCCGGATTTATCATACTTCATATGAGAAACCACGTAGTTGTATATCGCTTTCAATTTTTCAACGTCAGTCTTTTTACCGGCAGTTATCCTTTCTGCAAGAACTTTAAACTTATCAACAGGAACCAACCTGTCCGGAAGTAGATACCTCAAAGGCGGTTTGGAAGTCAATTTTTCAGGTTTTACTTCCTCTCTCTCTACGAGCAATTTAACGGTAATCCTTGTAGGTTCTTTTAGAGGTCCTTCATGCCTTATATAGATAAACCTATCGCCGTATTCCGACTCTTTGAGAAGCTGAAAAGAGTATGGGGAAACAACTTCCATCCTTTCTATCTTTTGCCACCTGTTCTCGTAAGGCACAGGAATCCAGACTTCCACCAATTTGGCTTTCGGTTGAGGCTTTAAATCAACAACTTCTTTCAACTCATAAAGCGCCGCGTTAGCGTTTTGAGTTAGCAAAACTAA
This region of Desulfurobacterium pacificum genomic DNA includes:
- the mobB gene encoding molybdopterin-guanine dinucleotide biosynthesis protein B; the protein is MTPVVAFVGYHNSGKTSFASKVVRILKEKGYKVAVVKSTKHSGLIKDTEGKDTFIYKQSGADAVALVMPDEIVLFSKEQLPLTELVFHYFPHFDIVICEGFKNSSVPKIEVIRKELNKNPLHNQLKNVIAVASDFEIPDIKNFSIEKPEEVAEFLEKSFIKKRNDDFPHEVTLLVNGKEIPMKHYVKKSLMGVIEGFISALKGVEKPETIEIRISKSEEK
- a CDS encoding FAD-binding oxidoreductase, encoding MNVEKVEKYLKEAIGKERVKSSIDFRAAYAYDGTPTGYKAIPDLVVFPENEEHVSKILSIANEEKIPIYPRGAGSGLTGGSAPINGGIVVSTEKMNRILEIDEDNLAVLTEPGVVTYDLQKEVEKKGLFYPPDPSSYKYSTIGGNIAENAGGPRCVKYGVTKDYVMQLEVVFADGTIAKVGSKAVKSVAGYNLKDLIVGSEGTLAFITKAYLKLIPKPEAVRTAMAIFPKIEQAAQAVANMFKAKVIPTACELLDKNSIVAVENYAKIGLPSYAEGLLIVEVDGYASIVDELIERAMEVCRKAGAEEIKIAKTEEEREHIWHARRSLSPAIVNLKPKKINEDVVVPRSRIPDLIKGVYEIAKKYDLMVVNFGHAGDGNIHVNFMYEPHEEEKVERAVREVFRLTLNLEGSVSGEHGIGWMKKEFLPWEVGEALEKMKAIKKALDPNNILNPGKIFDLS
- a CDS encoding motility protein A, whose product is MDIATLIGIGGALLLIIISIVIGGSPGAFINIPSLLITVGGGITAGMAGFPLGEFIGGLKAMLKAIQPGMPDPLETVDFLSEIAKKARKEGILALEADIDSFYARDPFFGDVMRMLIDGLEIEEIRSTAESSMAQIDQKLSTEVSVWEALGDLFPAFGMIGTLIGLIQMLQNLSDPSALGPGMAVAMITTLYGAILANTLCIPISKKLKYYKDLRLLYLEAYILTAEAIEKGLNPNILKQKLAGLLGVEVKEG
- a CDS encoding OmpA/MotB family protein; amino-acid sequence: MARKKKEECKAPPAWLTSFGDLMSLLLTFFILLYSMSTISLEKFYQALKGIIQAFGGHYVIYENRVVSGKNVPIEFPNMYPKIPSRRQIESKLQEIRSMLQKAGIKTEIAKFGTSIRLRINTDKIFPPGSDRPYPQAIPLIMELCKKLKELDLPITIEGHTDSTPIHTKRFPSNWELSAARATTVLRLFMQCGYDPNKLSAAGCGQYRPIAPNTTPEGRAKNRRIEIVIHLPM
- a CDS encoding OmpA/MotB family protein yields the protein MARKKKEECKSVPAWLTSFSDLMSLLLTFFILLYSMSTLDITKAMKFLSYFQGEKAKTFEKISIVKPIRIYTTDVAKKIKKIIQRILPVYGYQIVVTEDYVMVRLFNKILFKKNSFQLTPEAKKALDEIAKIIKSLPDCQIKVVGHTSENEPTKILPGIQDSWDLSIRRATTVARYLASKGVPPNRIEAVGYDYTRPLYTWKNPLLQARNRRVEIYIYVAQPRKEKKVEVKRKEKLPTKEKEKESKTK
- a CDS encoding TIGR04219 family outer membrane beta-barrel protein, translated to MKKSLIILSILSLIPLTAKAEGIKVSTSVGVQQELFRGWVQYKGTKIDVKDDLQIKDKNKFTGCIDFKIPGKLPNVRIEYLNVKSSGTGTISKSITFGGVTFNVSDTINTRFKADQIDATFYYTPLKGTLQANVGAGVKYLTGYVDIKSLKTGTYSDTNFDIPVPYVFAETTIKQNLFFGSFSIKGVAYSGNYFYDWNLKSGVSYKNFFADLGYRYQKLHIDDIEDFSSDLKIKGIYGEIGIRF
- a CDS encoding transglutaminase-like domain-containing protein, translating into MMRGFFSALIGALVLLTQNANAALYELKEVVDLKPQPKAKLVEVWIPVPYENRWQKIERMEVVSPYSFQLLKESEYGDRFIYIRHEGPLKEPTRITVKLLVEREEVKPEKLTSKPPLRYLLPDRLVPVDKFKVLAERITAGKKTDVEKLKAIYNYVVSHMKYDKSGKGWGRGDAIWACDAKRGNCTDFHSLFIALCRAAGIPARFQIGLPVNGSGEVKGYHCWVLAYPDGFVYGIDASEAAKHPSLRKYYFGHLKDNRVGITIGRDILLAPAQHGSRLNFTYKAYEEVDLKPSNGVQTYYFVKIIR